The Falco cherrug isolate bFalChe1 chromosome 15, bFalChe1.pri, whole genome shotgun sequence genome includes a region encoding these proteins:
- the SNX12 gene encoding sorting nexin-12, which yields MSEAAVADTRRLNAKPQDLTDAYGPPSNFLEIDIFNPQTVGMGRARYTSYELRMRTNLPIFKLKESCVRRRYSDFEWLKNELERDSKIVVPPLPGKALKRQLPFRGDEGIFEESFIEERRQGLEQFINKIAGHPLAQNERCLHMFLQEETIDRNYVPGKVRQ from the exons ATGTCGGAGGCGGCGGTGGCGGACACCCGGCGCCTGAACGCCAAGCCGCAGGACCTGACGGACGCGTACGGGCCGCCCAGCAACTTCCTCGAGATCGACATCTTCAACCCGCAGACCGTGGGCATGGGCCGCGCCAGATACACCAGCTACGAGCTCCGGATGCGG ACAAACCTCCCAATCTTCAAACTGAAGGAATCTTGTGTGAGGAGACGATACAGTGACTTTGAATGGCTGAAGAATGAGCTGGAACGAGACAGCAAG ATTGTAGTGCCACCGCTGCCTGGAAAAGCTTTGAAACGACAGCTTCCTTTCCGAGGAGATGAAGGCATCTTTGAGGAGTCCTTCATTGAGGAGCGGAGACAGGGACTAGAACAGTTTATTAACAA aattgCTGGACACCCGCTGGCACAGAACGAGCGCTGCTTACATATGTTCCTGCAAGAGGAGACTATTGATAGGAATTACGTCCCAGGGAAAGTGCGTCAGTAG